One Glycine max cultivar Williams 82 chromosome 3, Glycine_max_v4.0, whole genome shotgun sequence DNA window includes the following coding sequences:
- the BZIP22 gene encoding nitrate regulatory gene2 protein, translating into MGCTASKLDNEETVRRCKERRRFMKDAVYARHHLAAAHSDYCRCLRLTGSALYTFAAGEPLAVSDDTPAVILKTTTTAAADNPQTHPPPPSAAATSPKLPRIITSDVTRRRKPPSKLPHILSESSLCSTPGSEYSNFFATAPTSKPPHPPPPSAAARRRKPTPKLPHILSESSLCSSPRSEYSNFFPRAQQVQSTTPTSQASSVWNWENFYPPPSPPGSDYFRQKNHKSETPNLETSESESESTYNPFGSKVQRIRKIENITNVDSISQQQNAEREVLESESEYGYLREPVQTEREEVLCSEWEDRYSSSSSSSSEEEGTAKNRSPAKAESDAGGDAPEKKDEKVDDDVAEAAKVAVRHRDLKEIVEAVRENFEKAAMAGDQLSEMLEVSKAHLDRSFKQLRKTLYHSNSILSNLSSSWTSKPPLVVKYRFDAGSLDGPGGSKSLCATLERLLAWEKKLYQEVKAREGVKIEHENKLSALQSQECKGGDEAKLDKTKASITRLQSLIVVTSQAVSTTSAAINGLRDSDLVPQLVELCHGILYMWKSMHQYHEIQSNIVQQVRGLVNQSSEGHSTSESHKQATRDLESAVSAWHSSFCRLIKFQRDFILSLHGWLKLNLIPVNNDNNSSSEPSGVLSFCDEWKLALDRVPDTVASEAIKSFINVVHVISVKQSEELKIKRRTENSSKEFEKKSSSLRSIERKFYSSYSMVGITPPESGPGNGQGLDARDPLAEKKMELAAHQRRVEDEMVRHSKAVEVTRAMTLNNLQTGLPGVFQALTSFSTLFTEALESVCSRSYAIK; encoded by the exons ATGGGTTGCACGGCGTCGAAACTCGACAACGAGGAAACCGTGAGGCGCTGCAAGGAACGGCGTCGTTTCATGAAAGATGCCGTTTACGCGCGCCACCACCTTGCGGCGGCGCACTCTGACTACTGCCGCTGCCTCCGCCTCACCGGCTCCGCTCTCTACACCTTCGCCGCCGGCGAACCCCTCGCCGTCTCCGACGACACTCCCGCCGTCATCCTCAAAACCACTACCACCGCCGCCGCCGATAATCCCCAAACgcatcctcctcctccttccgcCGCCGCAACAAGCCCCAAACTCCCTCGCATAATAACCTCCGACGTCACGCGCCGCCGAAAACCGCCATCGAAGCTTCCTCATATACTCTCTGAATCGAGCCTCTGTTCCACGCCTGGAAGCGAGTATTCAAACTTCTTCGCCACCGCACCTACTTCGAAACCACCacatcctcctcctccttccgcCGCCGCGCGTCGCCGCAAGCCTACCCCGAAACTCCCTCACATCCTCTCCGAATCGAGCCTCTGTTCCTCGCCGCGAAGCGAGTATTCGAATTTCTTCCCCAGGGCGCAACAAGTTCAATCCACCACGCCTACTTCGCAAGCCTCTTCGGTTTGGAATTGGGAGAATTTCTATCCTCCCCCGTCTCCTCCAGGCTCCGATTACTTCCgccaaaaaaatcacaaatcgGAAACGCCGAATCTCGAAACGTCGGAATCGGAATCTGAATCGACCTATAATCCGTTCGGTTCAAAAGTTCAACGTATACGCAAAATCGAAAACATTACTAACGTTGATTCAATTTCACAGCAACAAAACGCGGAACGTGAAGTTTTGGAATCGGAATCGGAATACGGATACTTACGTGAACCGGTTCAGACGGAGCGTGAGGAGGTTCTATGCAGCGAGTGGGAGGACCGTTACAGTTCCTCGAGTTCGTCGTCGTCGGAGGAGGAAGGGACCGCCAAAAATAGATCGCCGGCGAAGGCGGAATCTGACGCCGGCGGCGATGCTCCGGAGAAGAAGGATGAGAAGGTTGATGATGACGTGGCGGAGGCGGCTAAGGTTGCCGTGAGGCATAGGGATTTGAAGGAGATAGTGGAAGCGGTTAGGGAGAATTTTGAGAAGGCTGCGATGGCCGGAGATCAGTTATCGGAGATGCTCGAAGTTAGCAAAGCGCACCTTGATCGGAGTTTCAAGCAATTGAGGA AAACACTTTACCATTCAAATAGTATACTGAGCAACCTGAGTTCGAGTTGGACCTCTAAACCGCCGTTGGTGGTTAAGTACCGGTTCGACGCCGGTTCGTTGGACGGACCGGGAGGTTCGAAGAGTCTGTGTGCTACTTTGGAACGGCTTTTAGCTTGGGAGAAGAAGCTGTATCAGGAAGTGAAG GCTAGAGAAGGTGTGAAGATTGagcatgaaaataaattatcagcACTGCAAAGTCAAGAATGCAAAGGGGGTGATGAAGCAAAGCTAGATAAGACCAAGGCCTCCATAACAAGGTTGCAGTCATTAATTGTTGTCACATCTCAGGCCGTGTCTACCACCTCAGCTGCCATTAATGGCCTTAGGGACTCTGATCTTGTTCCTCAGCTTGTTGAGCTCTGTCATGG AATCTTATACATGTGGAAGTCAATGCATCAGTACCATGAAATTCAAAGCAACATTGTGCAGCAAGTCCGTGGCCTTGTGAACCAATCATCCGAAGGTCACTCAACATCTGAATCACACAAGCAGGCAACTCGTGATCTTGAATCAGCTGTGTCAGCTTGGCACTCCAGTTTCTGCCGCCTCATAAAGTTTCAACGTGACTTCATCCTGTCTCTACATGGCTGGCTCAAGTTGAACCTTATTCCAGTCAACAATGACAACAACAGCAGCAGTGAACCATCTGGTGTGCTTTCTTTCTGTGATGAATGGAAACTAGCCCTTGACCGTGTTCCGGACACAGTTGCTTCCGAAGCAATCAAAAGCTTCATCAATGTTGTCCATGTGATATCTGTCAAGCAATCTGAAGAGCTCAAGATTAAGAGGAGAACTGAGAATTCTTCCAAGgaatttgagaaaaaatctTCATCTCTGAGAAGCATAGAAAGGAAGTTTTACAGCTCCTATTCTATGGTAGGTATTACCCCTCCTGAGTCAGGGCCTGGTAATGGACAAGGCTTGGATGCAAGAGACCCTCTtgctgaaaaaaaaatggaactaGCAGCACACCAAAGGCGCGTTGAAGATGAAATGGTGAGGCATTCAAAGGCTGTTGAGGTGACTAGAGCCATGACACTCAACAATCTACAGACAGGCTTGCCTGGAGTGTTTCAGGCATTGACCAGTTTTTCTACTTTGTTCACTGAGGCTCTTGAGTCAGTATGTAGCCGTTCATATGCCATCAAGTAA